From the Martelella mediterranea DSM 17316 genome, one window contains:
- a CDS encoding J domain-containing protein — MNLDSKYFDRLRTKRKGPATAKPADAETAVPECQWDGCHKPGKHKAPVGRNAEGQFFLFCFEHVKAYNKGYNYFEGLSDSEIARYQKEALTGHRPTWTVGVNGDTRKTPLNGSRKAGNAASAARMRDPFGFVHDGRDGRPQRPKRERKLKTLEAKAFDTLGLTAAATSDDIKKQYKLLVKKHHPDANGGDRGSEETFRAVVQAYQLLKQSGFC, encoded by the coding sequence ATGAATCTAGATTCCAAATATTTCGACCGCCTCCGCACCAAGCGCAAGGGCCCCGCCACGGCAAAACCAGCCGATGCGGAGACCGCTGTGCCCGAGTGCCAGTGGGACGGCTGCCACAAGCCCGGAAAGCACAAGGCCCCCGTCGGCCGCAATGCCGAGGGGCAGTTTTTCCTGTTCTGCTTCGAGCATGTGAAGGCCTACAACAAGGGCTATAATTATTTCGAGGGCCTCTCCGACAGCGAGATCGCGCGCTATCAGAAGGAAGCGCTCACCGGCCATCGCCCCACCTGGACCGTCGGCGTCAACGGCGACACCCGCAAGACGCCGCTCAACGGTTCAAGAAAAGCCGGCAATGCCGCGTCCGCCGCGCGCATGCGCGATCCGTTCGGCTTCGTCCATGACGGCAGGGATGGCCGGCCGCAGCGCCCGAAGCGCGAACGCAAGCTGAAGACGCTGGAGGCCAAGGCCTTCGATACGCTGGGCCTGACCGCCGCGGCGACGTCCGACGACATCAAGAAGCAGTACAAGCTGCTGGTCAAGAAACACCACCCCGACGCCAATGGCGGCGACCGCGGCTCGGAGGAAACTTTTCGCGCCGTGGTGCAGGCATACCAATTGTTAAAGCAGTCCGGCTTCTGCTAG
- a CDS encoding VOC family protein yields MRWRGVNHVEFSVLDYENSVAFYDRMFGWLGYKSFWTMDIGYHSTYYMARFPFPHSYIGIQPAKTGEKLDHEARATGIHHIALWAKNRKEVDRFHREFLVPNSVPVTETPAEYPVYAPGYYGVFFDDPINGIHWELAHIPKIASPMAYRRSAEAWKQAEAEHPEWQGSPAKKAFRTLPRG; encoded by the coding sequence ATGCGCTGGCGCGGTGTCAATCATGTTGAATTCTCGGTTCTCGACTACGAGAACTCGGTGGCGTTCTACGACCGGATGTTCGGTTGGCTGGGCTACAAGAGCTTCTGGACCATGGATATCGGCTACCATTCGACCTATTACATGGCCAGGTTTCCGTTCCCCCACAGCTATATCGGCATCCAGCCGGCGAAAACCGGAGAAAAGCTCGACCACGAGGCGCGCGCCACCGGCATCCACCATATCGCGCTGTGGGCGAAGAACCGGAAGGAGGTCGACCGCTTCCATCGGGAGTTCCTCGTTCCAAACAGCGTTCCTGTAACGGAGACGCCGGCGGAATATCCGGTCTATGCGCCTGGCTATTACGGCGTTTTTTTCGACGATCCCATCAACGGCATCCACTGGGAGCTGGCGCATATCCCGAAAATCGCCTCGCCCATGGCCTACCGGCGCTCGGCTGAGGCGTGGAAACAGGCGGAAGCCGAGCATCCCGAATGGCAGGGCTCGCCCGCGAAGAAGGCCTTCCGCACGCTGCCGCGCGGATAG
- a CDS encoding BolA family protein: protein MAMAAAIEDRLNTLFNPERLILKDESAQHSSHYNDPDAPEITHLRIRIVSDKFKGMSRIARHRAVNEALGPEFADGLHALAIEAAAPDEPTRW from the coding sequence ATGGCAATGGCCGCAGCAATCGAAGACCGGCTGAATACCCTGTTCAATCCCGAACGGCTGATTTTGAAAGACGAGAGCGCGCAACATTCCAGCCACTACAATGATCCGGACGCGCCCGAGATCACCCATTTAAGGATCAGGATCGTATCCGACAAGTTCAAAGGGATGAGCCGCATCGCACGACATCGTGCCGTCAATGAGGCACTCGGCCCGGAATTCGCCGATGGCCTTCATGCTTTGGCGATCGAGGCCGCAGCGCCCGACGAGCCGACGCGGTGGTAA
- a CDS encoding HAD-IIB family hydrolase, producing MAIRLFSSDLDGTLVGDNGSTERFRRAFEAVPEAERPLLVYNSGRLVDDIRELIDMVGLPEPDFLIGGVGTMAHDHRNGLPIGGFDDFIGTAFDVETVERIMSNIPDVIRQPERYQNGYKSSWYLQNAKKGRLQAIEDALTAKGLEVKLIYSSKRDLDILPKNADKGACLSWLCQKLDIAHDDVVVAGDTGNDSAMFTVPDVRGIIPANGHDDLRALAKGNDRIYQARGEIADGVIEGLRHFGVAI from the coding sequence ATGGCGATCAGACTTTTCTCCTCCGATCTCGACGGCACGCTTGTCGGCGACAACGGCTCGACGGAACGCTTCCGCCGGGCCTTCGAGGCCGTGCCCGAAGCCGAACGCCCGCTCTTGGTCTATAACAGCGGGCGGCTCGTCGACGATATCCGCGAACTGATCGACATGGTCGGCCTGCCCGAGCCCGATTTCCTGATCGGCGGCGTCGGCACCATGGCGCATGACCACCGCAACGGCCTGCCCATCGGCGGCTTCGATGATTTCATCGGCACCGCCTTCGACGTCGAGACGGTCGAGCGGATCATGTCCAATATTCCCGACGTGATCCGCCAGCCGGAGCGCTACCAGAACGGCTACAAGTCGAGCTGGTATCTGCAAAACGCCAAGAAGGGCCGGTTGCAGGCCATCGAGGATGCGCTGACCGCAAAGGGGCTCGAGGTCAAGCTGATCTACTCGTCGAAGCGCGATCTCGACATCCTGCCGAAGAATGCCGACAAGGGCGCCTGCCTTTCATGGCTTTGCCAGAAACTCGACATCGCCCATGATGACGTCGTGGTTGCCGGCGACACAGGCAATGACAGCGCGATGTTCACCGTGCCCGACGTGCGCGGCATCATCCCGGCCAACGGCCATGACGACCTGAGGGCGCTTGCCAAGGGCAATGACCGTATCTATCAGGCCCGCGGCGAAATCGCCGACGGCGTGATCGAGGGTCTGAGGCATTTCGGGGTCGCGATTTAG
- a CDS encoding mannitol dehydrogenase family protein: MPETVIRANFDPASLRPRILHIGFGAFARAHLMVYLQEGLNAAGGDWGVVACRLNSGAEELSALDDAERRYLVAEVDGNGVTAREIAVVVGTCHPVRDGIDSLLDLIASEPLSVISLTITEKGYCCRNGQLDLDHKGIRADLENPENPKTAIGVIVAGLARRRAAGLSGLTVLSCDNQPDNGRLVRAAVLAFAHQRDGRLADWIDAHVTFPGTMVDRVVPALDDEGRALLKEINGGVADDNGIVCEPFRQWVIEDDFAAGRPPYAEGGAMLTDDVRPFEMMKLRMLNGAHTFLAMLGSLSGIETVDACMADPVFRKAARSLMLDEQRPTLPAIEGVDIEAYADDLISRFANPKLKHRTGQIAWDTSQKLPQRLLHSVEENIAAGRPFPLLALAVAGWIRFVKLAADNGGTLTDPLAEQLLAMARERDGEALVDGLIAIDTIFDADLAAHPAFRAAILKAYDNIVENGPREAVAIASR; the protein is encoded by the coding sequence ATGCCAGAAACCGTCATCCGCGCCAATTTCGATCCGGCCTCGCTCCGCCCGCGTATCCTCCATATCGGCTTCGGCGCCTTCGCCCGCGCCCATCTGATGGTCTATCTGCAGGAAGGGCTGAACGCCGCCGGCGGCGATTGGGGCGTCGTGGCCTGCCGGCTGAACTCCGGCGCGGAAGAGCTTTCGGCGCTCGATGACGCGGAACGACGCTACCTCGTGGCCGAGGTCGACGGCAATGGCGTGACCGCGCGCGAGATCGCCGTGGTCGTCGGCACCTGCCATCCGGTCCGCGACGGCATCGATTCGCTGCTCGACCTGATCGCCTCCGAGCCGCTCTCCGTCATCAGCCTGACGATCACGGAAAAAGGCTATTGCTGCCGCAACGGCCAGCTCGATCTCGACCATAAGGGCATCCGCGCCGATCTGGAAAACCCGGAAAATCCCAAAACCGCGATCGGCGTCATCGTCGCGGGGCTCGCGCGCCGCCGCGCGGCCGGGCTTTCCGGCCTCACCGTGCTTTCCTGCGACAACCAGCCCGACAATGGCCGGCTGGTGCGCGCCGCGGTGCTCGCCTTCGCCCATCAGCGCGACGGCCGGCTGGCCGACTGGATCGACGCCCATGTCACCTTCCCCGGCACCATGGTCGACCGGGTGGTGCCGGCGCTTGATGACGAAGGGCGCGCGCTGCTGAAGGAGATCAATGGCGGCGTGGCGGACGACAACGGCATCGTCTGCGAGCCGTTCCGCCAATGGGTGATCGAGGACGACTTCGCCGCCGGCCGCCCGCCCTATGCCGAGGGCGGGGCGATGCTGACCGACGACGTGCGCCCGTTCGAGATGATGAAGCTCAGAATGCTGAACGGCGCGCACACCTTCCTGGCGATGCTCGGCAGCCTCTCAGGGATCGAGACGGTCGATGCCTGCATGGCCGATCCGGTGTTCCGCAAGGCCGCCCGCAGCCTGATGCTCGATGAACAGCGTCCGACGCTGCCCGCGATCGAGGGCGTCGATATCGAGGCCTATGCCGACGACCTGATCTCCCGATTCGCCAACCCGAAATTGAAACACCGCACCGGCCAGATCGCCTGGGATACCAGCCAGAAACTGCCGCAGCGCCTGCTGCATTCGGTCGAGGAGAATATCGCAGCCGGCAGACCCTTTCCGCTGCTGGCGCTCGCCGTGGCCGGCTGGATACGATTCGTGAAGCTTGCGGCGGATAATGGCGGCACGCTGACCGACCCGCTTGCCGAACAATTGCTGGCTATGGCACGCGAACGCGACGGCGAGGCGCTGGTCGACGGCCTCATTGCCATCGATACGATCTTCGACGCGGATCTGGCGGCGCATCCCGCCTTCCGCGCCGCGATCCTCAAAGCCTATGACAACATCGTCGAAAACGGCCCGCGCGAGGCGGTAGCCATAGCTAGCCGTTGA
- the amyA gene encoding alpha-amylase, whose translation MAGRVLLQFFHWYYPDGGRLWNEVAEKARSLADMGITDVWLPPAYKGSAGGYSVGYDTYDLFDLGEFDQKGTVPTKYGDRDALEAACKALAEHGIGAIHDVVFNHKMGGDEREAVKVRRANPDDRNEIEDEAFETHAYTRFTFPGRQGKYSEFVWSQKCFTGVDYIEDPTDTGVFRLVNEYGEGEWHSEVDEELGNYDYLIGSDVEFRNRAVYEELKYWGRWFAEQVPVAGFRLDAAKHIPAWFFRDWIGHMRESVKEDLFVVAEYWHPDIGALENYLELVDRQLLLFDVGLHHRFHDASKGGGDFDMRTIFDGSLLSAQPEHAVTLVENHDTQPLQSLEAAVEPWFKPLAYALILMREQGVPSVFYADLYGADYRDKGSDGEEYDIVMPKVECLPALISARKRFANGGQTDMFDDPNCLAIVRHGTDEAPGSVTVLTNGEEASKHVELGEGHAGASFRDLLGHREDTVTADENGNADFPVNGGSVSVWVREDAL comes from the coding sequence GTGGCCGGACGCGTTCTTCTTCAGTTTTTCCATTGGTATTATCCCGACGGCGGCAGGCTCTGGAACGAGGTGGCCGAAAAGGCCAGAAGCCTTGCCGATATGGGCATCACCGACGTCTGGCTGCCGCCGGCCTACAAGGGCTCCGCCGGCGGCTATTCGGTGGGCTACGACACCTATGACCTGTTCGATCTCGGCGAGTTCGACCAGAAGGGCACCGTCCCCACAAAATACGGCGACCGCGATGCTCTGGAGGCCGCCTGCAAGGCGCTGGCGGAACACGGGATCGGGGCGATCCACGATGTCGTGTTCAACCACAAGATGGGCGGCGACGAGCGCGAGGCGGTCAAGGTGCGCCGCGCGAACCCCGATGATCGCAACGAGATCGAGGATGAGGCCTTCGAGACCCATGCCTATACCCGCTTCACCTTTCCAGGACGGCAGGGCAAATATTCCGAGTTCGTCTGGAGCCAGAAGTGCTTTACCGGTGTCGACTATATCGAGGACCCGACCGACACCGGCGTCTTCCGCCTCGTCAACGAATATGGCGAGGGCGAATGGCATAGCGAGGTCGACGAGGAGCTTGGCAATTACGATTATCTGATCGGTTCCGACGTCGAGTTCCGCAACCGTGCGGTCTATGAAGAGCTGAAATACTGGGGCAGATGGTTTGCCGAACAGGTGCCCGTCGCCGGCTTCCGGCTCGATGCCGCCAAGCACATCCCCGCATGGTTCTTCCGCGACTGGATCGGGCATATGCGCGAAAGCGTGAAGGAAGACCTGTTCGTGGTCGCCGAATACTGGCATCCCGATATCGGCGCGCTGGAGAACTATCTGGAGCTCGTGGATCGCCAGCTCCTGCTGTTCGATGTCGGCCTGCACCACCGTTTCCACGATGCCTCCAAGGGCGGCGGCGATTTCGACATGCGAACGATTTTCGATGGGTCGCTGCTTTCGGCGCAGCCCGAGCATGCCGTCACGCTGGTGGAAAACCACGACACCCAGCCGCTGCAATCGCTGGAGGCCGCCGTCGAGCCCTGGTTCAAGCCGCTTGCCTATGCCCTGATCCTGATGCGCGAGCAGGGCGTGCCGAGCGTCTTTTACGCCGATCTCTACGGCGCGGACTATCGCGACAAGGGCAGCGATGGCGAGGAGTACGACATCGTGATGCCGAAGGTCGAATGCCTGCCGGCGCTGATCTCCGCCCGCAAGCGCTTCGCCAATGGCGGCCAGACTGACATGTTCGACGACCCGAACTGCCTTGCGATCGTGCGCCATGGAACCGACGAGGCGCCGGGCTCGGTCACGGTGCTCACCAATGGCGAGGAAGCCAGCAAGCATGTCGAACTTGGTGAGGGCCATGCCGGGGCGAGCTTCCGCGATTTGCTCGGTCATCGTGAGGATACGGTGACGGCGGATGAGAACGGCAATGCCGATTTCCCGGTCAATGGCGGCAGCGTCAGCGTCTGGGTGCGAGAGGATGCGCTTTGA
- a CDS encoding esterase-like activity of phytase family protein, with translation MIRALLLALALVSAQASAADISSTRIESFDDDPAVTRFGELQFVGGLKLSGLHSLSAIRFLPGGERFIAVADDGHWVDGEITRDGRGRLSGVADVTVTPMKNAKGVHAKKVAMDAESMTIKDGRILVGFENKHRIDQYPLKGHDDATAKPGPDFLIPRNELRANGGLEAMATNADGRTVVVAEKSIDSDGNLFAAIISGPGKGIFKVVKNQEFDVTDAAFLPDGDLLLLERRFSLLGGIGMRIRRIPADTIRAGAVLDGPVIMQASGLNRIDNMEGLDVVPMPDGSLHLIIISDDNDSVLQQTLMLEFRLAD, from the coding sequence ATGATACGTGCCCTTCTTCTTGCGCTGGCGCTTGTCAGCGCGCAGGCTTCGGCTGCGGATATCTCTTCCACGCGGATCGAAAGTTTCGACGACGATCCGGCCGTGACCCGTTTCGGAGAGCTGCAATTCGTCGGCGGGCTCAAGCTTTCCGGCCTGCATTCGCTTTCCGCGATCCGCTTCCTGCCCGGCGGCGAACGCTTCATTGCGGTCGCCGATGACGGCCACTGGGTCGATGGCGAGATTACCCGCGATGGCAGGGGCCGGCTTTCAGGCGTCGCCGACGTGACCGTCACGCCGATGAAGAACGCCAAGGGCGTGCATGCCAAAAAGGTCGCCATGGATGCCGAGAGCATGACGATCAAGGACGGACGGATCCTCGTCGGTTTCGAAAACAAGCACCGGATCGATCAGTACCCGCTGAAGGGCCACGACGACGCAACGGCGAAGCCCGGCCCCGATTTCCTGATTCCCCGCAACGAGCTGCGCGCCAATGGCGGCCTCGAGGCGATGGCGACCAATGCCGATGGCCGCACCGTGGTGGTGGCGGAAAAGAGCATCGACAGCGACGGAAACCTGTTCGCCGCCATCATTTCCGGTCCCGGCAAGGGCATCTTCAAAGTCGTCAAGAATCAGGAATTCGACGTCACCGACGCTGCCTTCCTGCCGGATGGCGACCTGCTGCTGCTGGAGCGGCGGTTTTCGCTTCTGGGCGGCATCGGCATGCGCATCCGCCGTATTCCCGCCGATACGATCCGCGCCGGCGCGGTGTTGGACGGGCCGGTGATCATGCAGGCAAGCGGTTTGAACCGGATCGACAATATGGAAGGCCTCGACGTTGTTCCAATGCCCGACGGCAGCCTCCACCTGATCATCATTTCGGACGATAATGATTCGGTATTGCAGCAGACGCTTATGCTGGAATTCAGGCTGGCCGACTGA
- a CDS encoding TetR/AcrR family transcriptional regulator produces MAAEDKRKPMAEGDTALARLEALAPDRRARLLDAAEAAFAEAGFAGASMNAILTAAAMSKGQAYYYVHDKGDLYSAVIERALGDLVDRMDFSAPFQAATIDAFWSGLYAAFARLSGLLSVDPVMAALGRTMYEGPQTEKALEAPLARIRRSLELLVEKGQGLGAVRSDMPRALIVDMVLSAARALDRWFAENWDNLSPEEAARLNLEGLKMIRAMVAPAS; encoded by the coding sequence ATGGCTGCGGAAGACAAGAGAAAGCCGATGGCGGAGGGCGACACGGCGCTCGCAAGGCTCGAAGCGCTGGCGCCGGATCGCCGCGCGCGCCTGCTGGACGCGGCCGAGGCGGCTTTCGCAGAGGCCGGCTTTGCCGGCGCTTCGATGAATGCCATCCTGACCGCGGCCGCCATGAGCAAGGGGCAGGCCTATTACTATGTTCATGACAAGGGCGATCTCTATTCCGCCGTGATCGAACGCGCGCTCGGAGACCTGGTTGATCGGATGGATTTTTCCGCGCCCTTCCAGGCCGCCACGATCGATGCGTTCTGGAGCGGCCTTTACGCGGCGTTCGCGCGTCTCTCCGGGCTGTTGAGCGTTGATCCCGTCATGGCGGCACTCGGCCGGACAATGTATGAGGGCCCACAGACTGAGAAAGCGCTCGAAGCGCCGCTGGCGCGGATCAGGCGTTCTCTGGAACTGCTCGTGGAAAAGGGGCAGGGGCTGGGCGCTGTCCGCTCCGACATGCCGCGCGCGCTGATCGTCGACATGGTACTTTCCGCCGCCCGTGCGCTTGACCGATGGTTTGCGGAAAACTGGGACAATCTCTCGCCGGAAGAGGCAGCGCGCCTCAATCTTGAGGGGCTGAAGATGATCCGGGCGATGGTCGCGCCCGCCAGTTGA
- the cobT gene encoding cobaltochelatase subunit CobT produces MAGPGDNRKSNPYAPVDLEPLHRAVSGCVRAISGEREAEVVFSRDRPGMSGHQIRLPEFSKRPTPEELAVVRGLGDSMALRMACHNPVTHAHMSPGGTEAQSIFDAVEQARIDSIGAKRMPGMAKNLAAMHAEKYEKANFAAIDRKEDAPVSEAVAMLVREKLTGEKPPASAGKVLDYWRDFIEDKAAVDLDRLESSIDDQDAFARVVRSMLSSMEMADDYAGDDLDNDDEEENLSEEEQPRSERENDEQVEEQAGEDSASADDSDSADEEMDQGELDGAEVADTDLDDEADPDSEVAGETKRPNTAFDDFNEKVDYRVFSTEFDEEITAEELCDQEELQRLRAHLDKQLAHLQGAVGRLANRMQRRLMAKQNRSWDFDLEEGYLDTARLVRMVIDPMQPLSFKMERDTQFRDTVVSLLIDNSGSMRGRPITVAATCGDILARTLERCGVKVEILGFTTKAWKGGQSREKWLEAGKPAAPGRLNDLRHIIYKSADQPWRRSRANLGLMMREGLLKENIDGEALIWAHDRLMARPEQRRILMMISDGAPVDDSTLSVNPGNFLEKHLRAVIEHIETRSPVELLAIGIGHDVTRYYRRAVTIVDADELAGAMTDQLAALFEEQGAEAPTRRRAR; encoded by the coding sequence ATGGCCGGTCCCGGCGACAATCGAAAATCCAATCCGTACGCGCCCGTAGACCTGGAGCCGCTGCACCGGGCCGTGTCCGGCTGCGTGCGCGCGATCTCCGGCGAACGCGAGGCGGAGGTCGTGTTTTCGCGCGACCGGCCGGGCATGAGCGGCCACCAGATTCGGCTTCCGGAATTCTCCAAGCGCCCGACACCCGAGGAGCTTGCCGTGGTGCGGGGGCTCGGCGATTCCATGGCGCTGCGCATGGCCTGCCACAACCCCGTCACCCACGCCCATATGTCGCCCGGCGGCACCGAGGCGCAGTCGATTTTCGACGCGGTGGAGCAGGCGCGGATCGATTCGATCGGGGCGAAGCGCATGCCGGGCATGGCCAAGAACCTTGCCGCCATGCATGCCGAGAAATACGAAAAGGCCAATTTCGCCGCCATTGACCGCAAGGAGGACGCGCCGGTTTCGGAAGCCGTCGCCATGCTGGTGCGCGAAAAGCTGACCGGTGAAAAGCCTCCTGCCTCGGCCGGAAAGGTGCTCGATTACTGGCGTGATTTCATCGAGGACAAGGCCGCCGTCGATCTCGACCGGCTGGAAAGCTCGATCGACGATCAGGACGCCTTCGCCCGGGTTGTCCGCTCGATGCTGTCATCGATGGAAATGGCCGACGACTATGCCGGCGACGACCTCGACAATGACGACGAGGAGGAAAACCTCTCCGAAGAGGAGCAGCCGCGCTCCGAACGCGAGAACGACGAACAGGTCGAGGAGCAGGCCGGCGAGGATTCCGCCTCCGCCGACGACAGCGACAGCGCCGACGAGGAGATGGACCAGGGCGAGCTCGACGGCGCGGAAGTGGCCGATACCGATCTCGACGACGAGGCCGATCCCGACTCGGAAGTCGCCGGCGAGACCAAGCGCCCCAACACCGCCTTCGACGATTTCAACGAGAAGGTCGACTACCGCGTGTTCTCGACCGAATTCGACGAGGAAATCACCGCCGAGGAGCTGTGCGACCAGGAGGAACTCCAGCGCCTGCGCGCCCATCTCGACAAGCAGCTCGCCCATCTCCAGGGCGCGGTCGGCCGGCTCGCCAACCGCATGCAGCGCCGGCTGATGGCCAAGCAGAACCGCTCCTGGGATTTCGATCTCGAGGAAGGCTATCTCGATACCGCGCGGCTGGTGCGCATGGTGATAGACCCGATGCAGCCGCTCTCCTTCAAGATGGAGCGCGACACCCAGTTCCGCGATACCGTGGTGTCGCTGCTGATCGACAATTCAGGCTCGATGCGCGGTCGCCCGATCACGGTCGCCGCCACCTGCGGCGACATTCTGGCGCGCACGCTGGAGCGCTGCGGCGTGAAGGTCGAAATCCTCGGCTTCACCACAAAGGCGTGGAAGGGCGGGCAATCGCGCGAGAAATGGCTGGAGGCGGGCAAGCCCGCGGCCCCCGGCCGCCTCAACGACCTGCGCCACATCATCTACAAGTCCGCCGACCAGCCCTGGCGGCGCTCGCGCGCCAATCTCGGCCTGATGATGCGCGAGGGACTGCTGAAGGAAAACATCGACGGCGAGGCGCTGATCTGGGCCCATGACCGGCTGATGGCTCGGCCCGAGCAGCGCCGCATCCTGATGATGATTTCCGACGGCGCGCCGGTCGACGATTCGACGCTGTCGGTCAATCCCGGCAACTTTCTCGAAAAACATCTGCGGGCGGTGATCGAACATATCGAAACCCGCTCGCCGGTGGAATTGCTCGCGATCGGCATCGGCCATGACGTCACACGCTACTATCGCCGCGCGGTCACGATCGTCGATGCCGACGAACTGGCCGGCGCGATGACCGACCAGCTAGCCGCGCTGTTCGAGGAACAGGGCGCCGAGGCGCCGACGCGCCGACGCGCCAGATGA
- the cobS gene encoding cobaltochelatase subunit CobS produces the protein MSKIDLDYSNLPDTTVSVRETFGLDVDLKVPAYSTDDPYVPDLDPDYLFDRDTTLAILAGFAHNRRVMVSGYHGTGKSTHIEQVAARLKWPCVRVNLDSHVSRIDLVGKDAIVVKDGLQVTEFKDGILPWAYQHNVALVFDEYDAGRPDVMFVIQRVLESSGRLTLLDQSRVISPHPAFRLFATANTVGLGDTTGLYHGTQQINQAQMDRWSLVTTLNYLPHEQEVNIILAKVKSFAASAEGRETVSNMVRVADLTRSAFVNGDLSTVMSPRTVINWAENTEIFGDVGFAFRVTFLNKCDELERTLVAEQYQRAFGEELKESAANVVISA, from the coding sequence ATGAGCAAGATCGATCTGGACTATTCGAACCTCCCCGACACCACCGTCTCGGTTCGTGAAACCTTCGGCCTCGATGTCGACCTGAAAGTCCCGGCCTATTCGACCGACGACCCCTATGTGCCCGACCTCGATCCCGACTACCTTTTCGATCGCGACACCACGCTCGCCATTCTCGCGGGCTTTGCCCATAACCGCCGCGTCATGGTCTCCGGCTATCACGGCACCGGTAAATCGACCCATATCGAGCAGGTCGCCGCGCGGCTGAAATGGCCGTGCGTGCGCGTCAACCTCGACAGCCATGTCAGCCGTATCGACCTCGTCGGCAAGGATGCGATCGTGGTCAAGGACGGGCTGCAGGTCACCGAGTTCAAGGACGGCATCCTGCCATGGGCCTATCAGCACAACGTCGCCCTCGTCTTCGACGAATATGACGCCGGCCGCCCGGATGTGATGTTCGTGATCCAGCGCGTGCTGGAATCATCGGGCCGGCTGACGCTGCTCGACCAGAGCCGCGTGATCAGCCCCCACCCGGCCTTCCGCCTGTTTGCGACCGCCAACACCGTCGGCCTCGGCGACACCACCGGGCTTTATCACGGCACCCAGCAGATCAACCAGGCCCAGATGGACCGCTGGTCGCTGGTCACCACGCTCAACTACCTGCCGCACGAGCAGGAGGTGAACATCATCCTCGCCAAGGTGAAGAGCTTCGCCGCCAGCGCGGAAGGCCGCGAAACCGTCTCCAACATGGTGCGCGTTGCCGACCTCACCCGTTCGGCCTTCGTCAACGGTGATCTGTCGACGGTGATGAGCCCGCGCACGGTGATCAACTGGGCCGAGAACACCGAAATTTTCGGCGATGTCGGCTTCGCCTTCCGCGTCACCTTCCTCAACAAGTGCGACGAGCTGGAACGCACGCTGGTGGCCGAGCAGTATCAGCGCGCCTTCGGCGAGGAGTTGAAGGAAAGCGCCGCCAACGTCGTGATCAGCGCCTGA